The Trichomycterus rosablanca isolate fTriRos1 chromosome 15, fTriRos1.hap1, whole genome shotgun sequence genome contains a region encoding:
- the LOC134329010 gene encoding histone H2B-like, which translates to MPEPAKAAPKKGSKKTVPKTAGKGGKKRRKSRKESYAIYVYKVLKQVHPDTGISSKAMGIMNSFVNDIFERIAGESSRLAHYNKRSTITSREIQTAVRLLLPGELAKHAVSEGTKAVTKYTSSK; encoded by the coding sequence atgccTGAACCAGCGAAGGCCGCGCCCAAGAAGGGTTCCAAGAAAACCGTCCCCAAGACCGCCGGCAAAGGAGGCAAGAAGCGCAGAAAGTCCAGGAAGGAGAGCTACGCTATCTACGTGTACAAGGTCCTGAAACAGGTCCACCCTGATACCGGGATCTCCTCCAAGGCTATGGGCATCATGAACTCCTTCGTCAACGACATATTCGAGCGTATCGCTGGTGAGTCCTCTCGTCTGGCTCACTACAACAAGCGCTCCACCATTACCTCCAGGGAGATCCAGACCGCCGTGCGCCTGCTGCTTCCCGGTGAGCTGGCCAAGCACGCCGTGTCCGAGGGTACCAAGGCCGTCACCAAGTACACCAGCTCCAAGTAA
- the LOC134328898 gene encoding histone H2A-like, whose product MSGRGKTGGKTRAKAKTRSSRAGLQFPVGRVHRLLRKGNYAHRVGAGAPVYLAAVLEYLTAEILELAGNAARDNKKSRIIPRHLQLAVRNDEELNRLLGGVTIAQGGVLPNIQAVLLPKKTEKAAKAKEIAQDFKTDLRFQSSAVMALQEASEAYLVGLFEDTNLCAIHAKRVTIMPKDIQLARRIRGERA is encoded by the exons ATGAGTGGTCGAGGGAAGACCGGTGGTAAGACTAGGGCTAAGGCCAAGACTCGCTCATCCCGTGCCGGCCTTCAGTTCCCCGTGGGCCGTGTTCACAGACTGCTACGTAAGGGTAATTACGCCCACCGTGTGGGAGCTGGAGCTCCTGTCTACTTGGCTGCCGTGCTGGAGTATCTGACCGCTGAGATCCTCGAGTTGGCTGGTAACGCCGCCAGAGATAacaagaagtctcgtatcatccctcgtcatctgcagttggccgtgcgtaacgacgaggagttgaacagactgcttggaggtgtaaccatcgctcagggcggtgtgctgcctaacatccaggctgttctgttacccaagaagaccgagaaagcagccaaggccaa AGAGATCGCTCAGGACTTTAAGACCGATCTGCGCTTCCAGAGTTCTGCCGTCATGGCTCTGCAGGAGGCCAGTGAGGCTTACCTGGTCGGCCTGTTCGAGGACACCAACCTGTGCGCCATCCATGCCAAGAGGGTGACCATCATGCCTAAGGACATCCAGCTGGCCCGCCGTATTCGCGGAGAGCGTGCTTAA
- the LOC134328879 gene encoding histone H1-like has translation MVEEAPAPASSAPAKAPKKKTAAKPKKAGPSVGELIVKAVSASKERSGVSLAALKKALSAGGYDVEKNNSRVKLAVKSLVTKGTLVQTKGTGASGSFKLNKKQTEEKKPAAKKAAAPKVKKAAKKPAAAKKPKKVTAKKPEAAKKSPKKPAAAAKKATKSPKKPATPKKAAKSPKKAKAAKPKTAKPKAAKAKKAAPKKK, from the coding sequence atggtagaagaagctccagcaccggccagctcggcccccgccaaggctcctaaaaagaagaccgcggccaaacccaagaaagcgggtcccagcgtcggcgagctgatcgtcaaagctgtttccgcttccaaggagaggagcggcgtgtccctggccgccctgaagaaagctctgtctgcaggtggatacgacgtggagaagaacaactcccgcgtcaaactcgccgtcaaaagcctggtgaccaagggcaccctggtgcagaccaagggcaccggcgcctcaggctctttcaagctcaacaagaagCAGACCGAGGAGAAGAAACCCGCGGCCAAAAAAGCCGCCGctcctaaagtgaaaaaggCCGCAAAGAAACCCGCCGCTGCAAAGAAGCCCAAGAAGGTAACAGCCAAGAAGCCCGAAGCCGCTAAGAAGTCCCCCAAGAAACCCGCTGCTGCCGCTAAGAAAGCCACCAAGAGCCCTAAGAAGCCGGCGACCCCCAAGAAGGCAGCCAAGAGTCCTAAAAAAGCCAAGGCAGCCAAACCCAAGACCGCTAAGCCCAAAGCGGCCAAGGCCAAAAAAGCTGCACCCAAGAAGAAGTAa
- the LOC134329053 gene encoding histone H4, whose protein sequence is MSGRGKGGKGLGKGGAKRHRKVLRDNIQGITKPAIRRLARRGGVKRISGLIYEETRGVLKVFLENVIRDAVTYTEHAKRKTVTAMDVVYALKRQGRTLYGFGG, encoded by the coding sequence ATGTCCGGAAGAGGAAAAGGCGGCAAAGGTCTTGGAAAAGGAGGCGCTAAGCGTCACCGCAAAGTTCTCCGTGATaacatccagggtattactaaacccgccatccgccgtttggctcgccgtggtggtgtgaagcgtatttccggcttgatctacgaggagacccgcggtgtgctcaaggttttccttgagaacgtcatccgtgatgccgtcacctacaccgagcacgccaagagaaagaccgtcaccgcaatggacgtggtgtacgctctgaaacgccagggacgcaccctgtacggattcgggggttaa
- the LOC134328972 gene encoding histone H2A-like, which translates to MSGRGKTSGKTRAKAKTRSSRAGLQFPVGRVHRLLRKGNYAQRVGAGAPVYLAAVLEYLTAEILELAGNAARDNKKSRIIPRHLQLAVRNDEELNRLLGGVTIAQGGVLPNIQAVLLPKKTEKAAKAK; encoded by the coding sequence ATGAGTGGACGAGGGAAGACCAGTGGTAAGACTAGGGCTAAGGCCAAGACTCGTTCATCCCGTGCCGGCCTTCAGTTCCCCGTGGGCCGTGTTCACAGACTGCTACGTAAGGGTAATTACGCCCAGcgtgtgggagctggtgctcctgtctacttggctgccgtgctggagtatctgaccgctgagatcctcgagttggctggtaacgccgccagagataacaagaagtctcgtatcatccctcgtcatctgcagttggccgtgcgtaacgacgaggagttgaacagactgcttggaggtgtaaccatcgctcagggcggtgtgctgcctaacatccaggctgttctgttacccaagaagaccgagaaagcagccaaggccaagtaa